Below is a genomic region from Castanea sativa cultivar Marrone di Chiusa Pesio chromosome 2, ASM4071231v1.
CCGACACTGTAGTTACACGCTGGTACTCTTGGAGACACCTGCTTAGAATGAAATCTTCTACTGGACCGACTATTTAGTTGAACTGCAGCTTCACTAGGAGGTTGGCTGTCATATATGGTGAACTTTGTACCCAAAAAATTGGACCTAGCAAAATTTTGTCACCTAAATTTTAGGGATAatgaatgaagaagaaaaggcaaGAGGTAGATACAAAGAGCAATGGCTTAGACTTGCCTCAATTTACCAACATATTTATTGCTGGCCCGAGAAAAATCATCGGCAACCAATGATATAACAAAGTCTGTGCTTGTTGCCCTTCTGATCTTTTTGGCTGCTAATAGCAATTTATCAACCCCAACTTCAgctgtcaaattaataatatcatAAGTGAGAAACCTTGTAAGAActgatataattttatttcacCAACTGATTCATTCAATTAATTCTTCAATAAGCCAATACTCGTAGACAATAGAATCCTCAAAGGAGATGAAACACCAAAAaaacaactcaaaaaacattGTCACTAATTTCCCTCCCATACAAATTATTTCTATCTATATTTTGGATGACGTACAAGCAATGCCATATTCAGCTCCTCTCTTTGAATCGTACAAGGAAACTAGTATATGAAAAATTGATGATAATCATTTTATGTCCAACATTGAAGTTCAACATTCTCAAGCAGTAATGTCAAGGTTCACAAGCTCAAATAAATTGAGGTATAAGTCGAAAAGAGAATTACTCACAGGGCACCAGACCGACGTACAGAAAATACGTAGAAGTGGCTCTGTCCCTCTTGATAAAACACTGTATCGGAGACTCGCGAGGCCCCGGCTATAATTCAtaaaccatttttaaaaaaaaaaacagtcagAACAACAAACTttcacaataacaaaaacaaagaatagatcattctttctttctttttcttttttttttacacctgCTTTAACGAGATAGGAAATGTGATCCTTCCACATTGCTCGGGAGTTTTGACAATCTCACTAGTAATTGCTCTCCAAGACCTGCAAACAGAGCCACAAAACACGACCACGGCGCGACCGGGCCACGAGGTCTCGCTCTCTTCCACCCTCCTGATTATGTCCAAGAGCAATTCAGGTGGCAAATTCTCCCACCGCCCTTGCCTCATCGATTCGGACAAGGAATGTAGTACGGGTTCTTTTTGATCCGCAGGTGCAACAACAACTTGCGACCTAGTCCTTCTATGCCAATGTTTCCCTTCTCCACTTCCTCCTCGTCTTGACATGCTCCCACCCATGCCATCCTTAATCTCGCGAACAATGCTTTTAAGCGACATTCTAATCTTACTATGTATCACATCAATCCTCCCCCACTTCAATACATTCAGCTGCAAAGTGCAAacccatacaaaaaaaaaaattataagacaGCAACAGAATCATATCTATCAAATGAATTGAcacaaaatgcaaattttcaTACATGTAGTACATGTGGTCGAAAACTACATGCGAGACCAGCCATGGCTTCGcacggttaaaaaaaaaaaaaaaaaattcagaaccaattttaaaacaaaagacaGGTAGACTTGAGCGAATAATGAAAATGTAGACTCAAAAATCGCAGAATAACTAGGCAACCAACCTGTCCAATTACAAAAAAGAGAACAAACAAAACAGATCGGACCGAATCAGCTCAAAATCCAGAACATGCCTTTCGCGAATATCATTTCATTTCCATGGGTCACCGAGAAAACCCGTAGAATATCCGGATCCACACACACAGGAAAAAAAATCGGGGCTCCGTTAGTGCGAAGCCCTCGACCGCTACAGCACCATGAGCTGAGTTTTCttccaccaccaccgccaccagCAACCACTACCTGGCCACCACCAAGActaagagagatttttttttttttttactttggaTCAGAGGAccccaaaaatctctctttttttctcagTTTCTCTGCCTTAAAACCGGATCCAAGGCTCTcttttttgctttattattattttaatctttttgtttttttataatctaCTACAGTAAACTAATTGGAGGGAATCTAGGGTCTGCTTTGCTCATACTGCTTCAACCCAGTTAAGTTAGTCCACGTAGGCAATCAACcttttttctgtcttagattggaTTATTCATGTAAAAGT
It encodes:
- the LOC142625668 gene encoding tubby-like F-box protein 5, whose translation is MSLKSIVREIKDGMGGSMSRRGGSGEGKHWHRRTRSQVVVAPADQKEPVLHSLSESMRQGRWENLPPELLLDIIRRVEESETSWPGRAVVVFCGSVCRSWRAITSEIVKTPEQCGRITFPISLKQPGPRESPIQCFIKRDRATSTYFLYVGLVPSEVGVDKLLLAAKKIRRATSTDFVISLVADDFSRASNKYVGKLRSNFLGTKFTIYDSQPPSEAAVQLNSRSSRRFHSKQVSPRVPACNYSVGTISYELNVLRTRGPRRMNCIMHSIPLSSIQEDGKAPTPASFIHSFDEQFSPLPGPKGKDIITDFSTTSLSVPPVSAQGSEEPLVLKNKAPRWHEQLQCWCLNFRGRVTVASVKNFQLVAAVDPSHNISAAEQERVILQFGKIGKDIFTMDYRYPLSAFQAFAVCLSSFDTKPACE